The Electrophorus electricus isolate fEleEle1 chromosome 8, fEleEle1.pri, whole genome shotgun sequence genome contains the following window.
CAAAGCTGAGATGAACAGTGTGTTCTTGAGAAGTCCAACTCACCTCAggcatctctctttctcagtctcacacacacacacactttcttgctCTTATTATCCCCTCCTGCCCCGCTGGCATGGTAAGTGATCTAACAGGGGTGTCCGGATGGACCTCGGTGAGCTGCAGTGCAGCATCGGGCGCTCGGACCAGGGACGAACTCACACTCATACCCCCGCTATTGACAACCCAGCTGGAACCCAGCTCCCCCAGGCGAGGGTAAGGAGAggacacgcgcgcgcacacacacacacacacacacacacacacacacatacagacggAACTGCAGAAGGTGTGTGTATCACAGCGTAAAGAAATGTCTTAGACAGATCAAGTACAACGATGGGACTGGAGTTCATGTTAGGCAtgcccacgcgcacacacacacacgcacgcacacacacacgcacgcacacgcacgcacacacacacctcatacagaTAATGGAGGCCCAAAGGACGCCAGTCGCCATACTGGGACGTCTTTTCACCCAACTCGCACGTCCATTCCAGACaggtcagcaaaaaaaaaaaatgatcgCGCGCAAAACGTGGACTGGACGATGTTCCCAAAGGAAGCGGTTCACGGCGCCTGCTGTAGAGTTCCAGAATTCCCCCGGGAAGCCGGAAGACCCTTGCCGACCCTCGCAACTCGGGAGGAAAAGGGTGGAAGATTCATACCCGCGCCGCTCGTAACTTGGAAGGCTGCGTGTACGCACGCTCGCGCACACGCAGAATGACTGACGGGTCACCTTTAACTCCGGCAGGCCGTAACGATAGCAACTGTGGCTCCTAGTAGAACTGGAGTcagagagtcacacacacacacacacacacacacacacacacacacacacacacacacacgcacacacacacacacacgcacacatacgcacacatacgcacacatacgcacacacgcacacacacacccctttaaTAGTGAGCATATGTGAGCGTGAACCACAACCCCCCACATACTCCACCCCAGACACCCTTTCTCATTCCCACACTCCGTTTAACAGCGTAAAGACCTTACAGACCTTAAATGCTAAACAAGGCAACCCATCTGAACAGAGACGGCCGAGGCGCGTCTAGAAACAGGCTGGGTTGGGTCATACGCAACTTTAATAGCCGATGATGCACATTAAAGCTCCTATATgcgagtctctctctctctctcacacacacacacacacacacacacacacacacacacacacacacacacacacacacacacacacactcacgatTATTCTGTTGGAGCTCGTTTACATCCCTGGACGGATCTTCGgttctttttttccactgcaGGAATCCCGCGAAAACCTCGCGTTGCGCATTCGTCCTGAGCCCATACCTCTGCGCGCAGCGTGATTGCACTTTCGTGCAATTGTCTGGTTTGCGTAGTCTTAACCCATTTAGTCATGGGCATATAATAAACGGCTCCGTTTTGTTGCACGCCCATCCTCGTGGTTCAATTGCATCTCCTGTGCTGTCTGAAGCTCACGTGTGTCGTGCTGCTCTGGTCTCTTGCACGACGGCCTTCCATGAGCCCCGGGGCCCTGGTTCCTACCGGGCCCGGGCCGTAACGCCCTACAGGGAAAGGGgggaggaagaaaagaagaagaaaaaaaaaaaaatcgcttTCTTTCAAATGCGCTTGGTTCTGCATCACATGACATTGTAGCATCTTTCTccctgtggagtgtgtgtgtgtgtgtgtgtctgaaggacAGCCCCATGGCAGACTGTCAACTCCTGTCCCATCCAGTTCCCTGCTGatccagcacaacacacattaCTGTTTAGCTTCagtatacactgtgtgtgtgtgtgtgagagagagagtgtgtgtgtgtgtgtgtttaaaaggaaTGATAATATTCCTTAAGGGTGTTGTTACTCTGGCttagacacacatacaagctGATAAAAGACAGCggatcaccaacacacacaagcaaaactgGTCATAAATGATCCCAGCAGACGTACTGAATGTTCATTGAgggtgtttatttaaatgaggTTGACGGTTGCGTGAAGGGCTCTCACACGCAGGTGGAGCAGGAAGGCTCAGCCTCACGCAGGATTATGGCTAAGAAACGGAGCTCCAGCAGTCTCCACTGATCTTGAAACACCAGTAAACACACCATTTTCTTCatgttcgggggggggggtctttatCCAAAACATTATGGTGATTAATGAAGATTAATGAAGAAACACAGAGTGTTTCAGGAAGACCGTTGACGTCTCTGCTTGTAGTGGCCAAACAGAGTCAGAGTCGTCTAGTCATTAGAGTGCATCTGAGTTTGAGTTAGTCTGAGTTAGAGTTATTCGAGTTAGGATACCAGGGATCTccagtaaacagtaaaatatcGCTGCCGTGAGCTGGAACCAGAAGAAACGCCCAACACGGCAGACGCACGTGGCCTTTGTCTCACGCGCAATGCTCGGGCAGCACGCGCGTGCCcgtaaacaaaacacactgttaCAGACATGACTGATGTTCATAATGTACTGGTAAACTGCTCAtctctgcacactttgacaaaaaaaaaaaatgataaggCCGTGattatttttccatttgacagtgttttcctgttttggcctttgtatacacacacattcgcacaaTCTTACCAGACTTGAGTAAATGTGAAggattctctctcacacacacacacacacacacacacacacacacacacacacacacacacacacacgcgcgcctcTTGACTGTTGGGTTAGGGTCAGCCTTACCCCAAGTCCTCATCTGGTTCCAGACGCTGGACTTTGACTGGCGCCTTGTTTGAAtccccaaaacaacaacaacaacaacaacaacaacaacaacaaaaagtacATTACAGTAATACCACCCTATGAAACCTGCCAACGTCTTAAATGTCATATTGCACAGAAGCTAGAagagtgtttaaaaataaggcatgaccccacccacacgcatgaccccacccactggcatgaccccacccactggCCTGAACTTGGAGGGGTGTTTATGAGAAGTGGAAGGCATGTATTCCCGATGAAGATGGCGCCAGTCGTTTACATCACATtctcgggggtgggggtggagtggtTGATCTGCTGGCAAACGTAGCAACGCAGTGTGCGTCAAGGTGGAGGGGGCCAGGCGCAAAAAAATGGTGATGGGATGATTTGTTTAAGGTGTTCGTTTTGGCTTTAGAGTTCTTCGGCAGAATGTTCTAGAAAGCAGCTGCCGACTGTCTTCATgggggtcacacacacacacacacacacgtctgtcatCAGGGGGTTAGGTCTGGATATATGATACAGTCTTTAGAACACAATCAGACAGGATAGATCGATCCACACGTTGACGTGCAACGACACACACGTTCACGACAAGGCAGCGTTTGGATCCGTCAGTTGGATAGGTGACCTTTCGCCTTCGACCTGCACGGGCACGGTTATTTTGGCCAGTTGACTAGAGCGAAAAAAGGGTGCGACTTGATGTCCTCCACCCCTGCGCCGCCTGTCCCCAATCTCTCTGCTGGGTTATACTGCAACAactggagagagggggagagagagagagagagagagggggagagagagagagagagagagagagtgtgagagagagagagagagagagggggagagagagagagagagagagagggagggagagagagagagagggggagagagagagagagagagagggagggagagagagagagagggggagagagagagagagagagagggggagagagagagagagagagagagagggggagagagagggagagagggggagggggagagagagagacacacacagagacagagggagagagagagagagagagagagagagagggggagagagagggagagagggggggagagagagagagagggggagagagagagggggagagagagagagagagacacacacacacacacacacacacacacacacacacacacacacacacacacacacacacacacacacacacacagacagagggagagaaagggaaataCAAAGAAAACCTGCTTATGTGTTGTGTCCCAGTGATGTGTGAAAGGACCGGGGCATTCCTCCAGGCTCCGCGCTCGACCCTCTCTGGGAGAGACGCGTGCCGAAGCCTCCCGCGGCCCGGGAACAGGCGCCCGCCAGGCGTGCTCGGGTAAGTGGCGTGGGCCGTACCTGCTCGAGCAGAGAGCGCGCCTCCTCCGACAGGAACTCGGGCACGTTCAGGGCGGTGTGCTTGCTGATGCCCCCGGGGTGGCACTGGTGGAGACACTacacgcacccccacacacgcacccccacacacgtcAAATAAAGCTGGCGGCCCGCGGGGCTGAAGAGCCACGCCTGTTGGCCGGCGAGGCCCGGGGGCCCCAAACAAAGCGTCTAAGACTTACACTTAAGTAAGACACGCCCACTACTGTCTCACGGTCCCTGTACACGCTTATCTATGATCGCTGCCAatgaaagaaagtgtgtgtgtgtgtgtgtgtgtgtttgttttgtcttctgcTGTCCCAAGGGCTTGGGAGTAAATTCAGTGgtaataaattacaaataatgtTTGCATTATGGCTGAAAAGCTGCTTGAGGCTGAAAAcgataatgtgtatgtgtgtgtgtgtgtagcgtgcgtgcgtgcgccgTTTGGACACGCTAAAAGAAAAATGGCCTCTCTTCCACAACCAGTCACATCGCCGCAGGCAAAAACCACTTGTCTTATCACACAtgcatcatgtgtgtgtgtgtgtgtgtgtgccgtttgaaaacatcaaacagaagCATAATGACTCGATGTCTTTGTGTTGCCAGTAAAAGGAAGTTTTAACCGAGTGCATTGTAGGAGATcgcacttcctgtctgtctaACGAGAACATTACCTTACCTTTCCCGTCAGCAGCTCGAAGAGAAGAGCTCCAAGGCTCCACCAATCACACGCAGCCGTCTCCTCTGAAATCCCGCCCACCTCTGCGTGATTGACAGtcagtcagtgagagagagagagagagagagagagaacatgtgtgtgtgtgtgtgcgttaagGTCAGTTTTACAAATGAAAGTTAAAGTGGAAGTTTTCAGTGGAAAACCATTTCTCTTTTCTAACGTTTACCGCTTCTTAAGAAAGCGACACGTAAATCACGTGAATGGGCttgtacgtgcacacacacaaacacacacctaccaaGTTACTCACaacagatgaacacacaaagaggaacaaaagattgttttattatttaaatcatcTGTGTTTTGTAACGGTCATCTACTactaaaacacacgcacacacagtcatctactactaaaacacacccacacacagtcatcttaaccctcaattgctcaagttgtgttcagtcataaccGTAAGTCGCTTTGgctaaaagtgtcagataaatgccgtcATCTTTAGCATTCAGACCCAGACCAAGTGTGTCATGGTCAGGGAAATCCATATCAAATACACacctaaaataacaaaacatatcattcacacacacgttATGGTGTTCTtcatacacatttttatattataatgtCAACTCCACATGTTCTGGCATGACCTCTGTTACCAACAGAAACAACTCAAGGGTAAAGACACACACCTCACAACCAGTGGACACATACTTTCTACCCCACACAACTagtggggacacacacacactttctacccCACGCAACCAGTggggacacacaaacacacacacacacacacacacactttctacccCACGCAACCAGTGGGGAGACACACACTTTCTACCCCACGCAACCAGTGGGGAGACACACACTTTCTACCCCACGCAACCAGTGGGGAGACACACACTTTCTACCCCACGCAACCAGTGGGGAGACACACACTTTCTACCCCACGCAACCagtggggacacacacactttctacccCACACAACCagtggggacacacacactttctacccCACACAACCagtggggacacacacactttctacccCACACAACCagtggggacacacacactttctacccCACACAACCAGTcgggacacacacactttctacccTACACAaccagtggacacacacactttctacccCACACaaccagtggagagagagaggtccatCGTCAGCTGGCCAGCGGAGGCGACGCAGCCGGCTGGTCCTCCAGTGCTCCACATGTTCTGGGTCGGGTCGGGGTTCCCCGGGTCGGGGTTCTGTCCGTCAGGCCGAGTCCTCGGAGCCACGGCGACCCCTGCCGGCCTCGTCTGCGAGTGAGCAGCGGAGCAGCTTAGAGGCACGGCAGTGTGACAGCACCGTGGAGAGTATCATCGTCaaacgttgtgtgtgtgtgtgtgtgtgctcggcCAACATCACCCTGAGCCAggccccaccacacacacacacacacacacacacacccacccacacccacacacgtctCTCAGCAAGGTCGATTGTCATCACGAAGGATTAATGTCTACGAGACTCCAGGGAAAGAACCCATTACACTGGAcacaaacaggagagagagagggggggggagagagggagagagagagagagagagagaggggggggggagaaagagagagagagagagagagagagagagagagagagagaggttgggcAATAACGGCAGCCCATGGTGAAAGCGCTCCGTTTGCGTCCGCCGAAAGTCACTCCATCCTGCCGACTGCCACTTATGGGTTCGGCGACTTCACCGGAGGAGAAGGAGCGGGTTCCTGTCTTgcttggctttgtgtgtgtgtgtgtgtgtgtgtgtgtgtgtgtgcgtgcgtgcgtgtgtgtatgtgtgtgtgtgtgtgtgtgtgtggggatctcctcagacagatggagagatgggGAACAGGTGAGGTGTTTCACTTCTGCACAGAGCGGCTCCGTTGTAGTTGAGAGGAACCGCAGAACTACTGGCtcgagaaacacacacacacacacacacacacggaaaacTAGCAGTACACCATaatacgcacacagacatacaaaaagCCCTAATTTAGTCATTTAGCTAGTAaatgtgcgcgcgcatgtgtgtgtgtgtgtgtgtgtgtgtgtgtgtgtgtattgacagagaaagagagagagcgatgggtagggagtgtgtttttgtgttaagTGGCGGCAGGTGTGTCATAGCAGCACAGATAAGCCACTTTTCCAACTCCGCCCTTATGTTTTTcattaccgtgtgtgtgtgtgtgtttgtgtgtgtgagagagcgcgcgagagataAATATCAATTAAAACAGAACTATGGAAGAGAAGCAGCCCCACTGAGCAAAcaatggaacagagagagagagagagagagagagagagagagagagagcgatagagtgagagtgtaagggagagagcaagagaaagaaagaaaaggagaaaagagagagagagagagtctaaaAACAAGGGAATATACCTTTAATGTCtctgtaagagagaaagagggaatgtgtgtgtgtgtgtgtgtgtgtgtgtgtgtacgctcaGCGGGGAGCGTCATAAATCTGTCAGCAGACGAGGGGCAGAAAAGCACTGATGCTACAGTGTCCTTCTATCAAAACAACaggatggatagagagagagagagagagagagagagatagagagagagagagagagagagagaggaaggcagagacCCATGCAAATAAATTCTAAAGCTAAAATGTCCCACTTacgtgtgcaagtgtgtgtgtgtgtgagagagagagagagacccactgCTGAACGTGTTTAGCAACTTTGTCATGTGGCTCCCTCTAGAGGTGACGTATCGTCAGACTTCACTGAGCCTGAACAGGGAGCACGCGCCCCTGATCGAAAACGCATCCGGGGTCAGCGCGGGGGCCGTCCGGAGCGGGTCCGGGACAGTCCTGTGCCGCAAGGCCGTGTGTGACCCACGGGGACGGCGGTACGCGAGAGACGTGTGCAGATGGACGCTACTGAAAGACCAAGCGTTCCCTTTTTATGGGACTTCAGACAGATCTCGGACAGACTAAACCCCGAAGAGGGCAGACTAACCTGGCGCACAGTACATCTTAGCAACAGCATTGGGATCGCATGACTCCTCCACTTCAGACCAGCTACAGAAATAAGTCAACTCCACgtgacctgagagagagagcgagagagagagagagagagagagagagagcgagagagagagagcgagagagagagcgaggggggggggggggcattatcTGGCTAATTAAACTGAGAGGAACCCCATATATCCACTAAAAGTGGCCGACAAAATTACAATCTGCccctaaaatgaaatgaatccACCCCCTACAGTTTactcatctcactctctctcgctttctctcacacacacacacacacacacacacacacacaccctgtgaaTTAGGGAGGCGGTAATTGCTGTGGTTTGGGTGCTAACAGGGTTTCATTGGCAGTAATGCTGTTATTAACCATTAGAGCCTATTAGAGCCCCAGTCAGCAGACAGGGGGCCTGAGCCTCGGGGAGGGAGGGCCGTGCAGATCGCCTGACTGAAAACGCTGGTGACCAGCGCGGCAAAGCGACAACACGGCGGGAAATGCAACAGATATCAGAACATATCGCACGCAgtggcgttttttttttttaaagtcagtcGTGTGTTTACGTAGGTGTGGACGTCCGTGCGCGTGCACGTACCTCTGTGGTCCAGCAGTAGGTTTCTGGGGTTCAGGTCTTTACAGACGATGCCCTCCTGGTGCAGGGCGTCGAGTGTGAGCAGGATGTCCATGGCCCAGGTCCTCACCAGCGTCTCGGgaatgcgtgtgtgcatggccACCTCGGCCAGGACGTCCAGCTCCCGGAACAGCTCCGCCACGCTCCGCCCCCGGCCCCCCGCGACCTCCGACCCTGCGCCGGGATGGGGCTCGGCCCACAGCGCCGGGTCCGAGTCTGCCAGGAGCGGAGCGGGCAGGCTGGAAATGGAGGCGGAGCCTGTTTCGCTGCGGGCAGGAGGGGCGCGACCTTTCGGCACCTTGACGCCCGATTGGTCGAAGGACGCGGGGGCGGCGGGGATGTCTCCCTCGACTGACAGGTCCAGCCCCACCTCCTCTCCCAGCTGTAGGACATCCGGTTTGCCGAATTTAGGCGAAGGCGTGGCTTCCGCGGCGAAGGCCACGCCCGCAGCCGCGAGCTCCTCCTTCAAGGCGTCCACGGTGACCCCAGCCACCCCTCCGACCCCGGGCAGGTTGACCAAGAGGTCAGGGGGTCGTCCCTCGTCTTCTGCAGTGGCTTCTTTAAAAGAGATCACCGGCACGGACTCGTTGGAACCCCGGTCGCCGTCGAACCGCCAGAGGTCGGTCGCGCGACCTTCGACCTCCGCGACCTCCGCGACCTCCCCCACTTCCGGCGGGTCTTCCGTCGCATCCACGGCCTCCGACCCCAGCGCTGCGGGCTCCGCCCCCTCGGCGAAAAGGCACAGCTCCTGGGCCGTGATCGGGGAGCGGAGCGCCCCTCCCCCCGGCCCGTGGGGGTCTTCCTCCGCCTCTTCCTCGCCCAGTGCGACGGGCTCCGCCTTTTCTTGCTCGTATTCGTTGCACAGCGTCAGGTAGCTGTCGGTGCACTCGTCCTCCGACGTGTCCGCGGAGTCCGACAGCGGGGCCCCTCGCGCCTCGAGCGGGGGCGGGACGGCGAGGGTGGCGCCCCCTGCCGGGTGGGGGTCCGTGCCGTCGTCCAGGGGCCCCGTCTGGGGCTTGGCGGCCACCTGGGTGGTCTGCATGAAGGGGATGTCGAAGCTGTCGTCAGGACTGCTGCTGCGCAGGTACTTGGTGATGTGAGACCATAGTTTAcctcctagagagagagagagagagagagagagagagggggagagagagagggagagagagagagagagagagagagagagagagagagagagagagagagagagagagaatgctacATTACGCAGGGGGTGTGCGAGGTcattgcaatgtaaagatacaaACGATACAATTTCCCTTATAACAGATTGTaaacgcgcgcacgcacgctcgcacgcacgcacgcacgcgcgcgctcGCGCACAGCTGTGTGCTGAGTGTTTGGAGGGGAACATCTGCTGTGTTAACAGGATGAATTGGCTCTTCAGCGCTGAGATAATGACACCAGCGGCGCCAAATTATTTTGGGccgcaaacaaacaaacaaacaaacaaacaacaacaacccaaaaaaaaaacccacaacaaccACCCCAGGCCGCGGGGAATGTCACGTGGGTCAGCCCAAACCGGCGTCCGCCCAGAGAAGAGCGGAGACGTGGGAAACGGAGCGAGAGAGCACCAGTTTATGCTGCGGAGGGGAAGGGTCcctttttgttccatttttaaCGTCCGCCCGCGTGTCGTTTCCGGTACGCGCGGCTAATCTTACGGGTTTGCGGGGGGCGGGGTGCACTGGTGCGTGACGTTGGCGCGGGGCCCTCGGGCTGCTGGGATACTTAAAGGGGTTTCAGGCCCTTATTAACAGGGGCGTGCCGTGTTGCTCAAATGGCCGCGCCCAGATTAAGTGGCTTATTCGTtccaatataaacacaaacctgaAAACAGATGTGTACGCCGAGACggcaccccacacacacacacacacacacacacacacacacacacacaaacacacagagagaggataAGGAGACGCAGGTGTTAGCTTAGTTAATGATCCGGAGCACCACCTGCTACCATAGATAATGACCTGTGACACTCGCCTaacaaggacagagagagacgagtgtgtgtgtgtgtgtgtgtgtgtgtgtgtgtgtgtgtgtgtgtgtcaggaagaaggagagagaaccACTTGCCATGATGAgccagggaaagagagagagacagagagtgagtgtgtgagtgtgtgtgtgttaaacataCCCTCAACGTACTCCAGCAACAGGAAGATGGAGTCGTCTGAGACGATGAACTTCCTGAGCCGCACCATGTTGGGTATGGCACGGGGGACGATGGTCTTCTTCACACCCCCGCACTCGCTACTCTTCCTCAAGCcctgaaaatcacacacacacacacacacacacactgggataAAGCCTTCCTACCCTCTACCGATGCCCCATAAACAATTGAGACCCAATTACAGTCAGGctcacacacccctcatctGTCTGACTTAACTCTCCTGTCATAGGccggagctgtgtgtgtgtgtgtgtgtgaggacattgGCAACGTCCGTACCCGTGCCATCAGCATCTGGAGACCACAAATAAtggcatcaaacacacacacacacacacacacacacacacacacacactcacacacaccttgagGACGAGGGTCTCCTGAGTCCTCTTGTCGATGACCAGCAACACCTGCGCACATGACGGAGAAATGAGACATGGACAGGCAGTGGCATCCTGGACACCCGACACCCAACCGTAACCCAGACCGGAGAGACACCGTCCCCACGTACAGGATATGCCGCCAAAAAGCTAAGCCTAGGATAACGCAACATTCCGacgttacagtgtgtgtggggtgtgtgttttctgcctAAATTTGATCGgagcaagatttttttttcttcttctcacacgaacgca
Protein-coding sequences here:
- the rps6kc1 gene encoding ribosomal protein S6 kinase delta-1 isoform X1, with product MISQRERGELARFYTVTDPKKHKKGYTVYKVTARIISRKNPEDIQEVRTSQFVPYRMFVGKAARETLKITVWKRYSDFRKLHRDLWQIHRNVYRQPELFPPFAKAKVFGRFDESVIEERRQCSEDLLQFSANIPALYGSQHIQDFFKDGEVQDGSELIGPAEPFSDFLADSLSDSSSDVLKDIGGVEDLTGLAQPEHGGPPSDGNLSSPWPHGDPLAHPDDGMASGGGWDAGAELEPGRAGLFPTRLRTADYLEQASQQIGLALQKEAEEDFSSALEYYRSGVDLLLQGVQGEVNPSRREAVKRRTFEYLTRAELISSTHLKDAGGQSAAHNQTLAAQCCKGSWGQQSQADELHNYRVLGVIDKVLLVIDKRTQETLVLKGLRKSSECGGVKKTIVPRAIPNMVRLRKFIVSDDSIFLLLEYVEGGKLWSHITKYLRSSSPDDSFDIPFMQTTQVAAKPQTGPLDDGTDPHPAGGATLAVPPPLEARGAPLSDSADTSEDECTDSYLTLCNEYEQEKAEPVALGEEEAEEDPHGPGGGALRSPITAQELCLFAEGAEPAALGSEAVDATEDPPEVGEVAEVAEVEGRATDLWRFDGDRGSNESVPVISFKEATAEDEGRPPDLLVNLPGVGGVAGVTVDALKEELAAAGVAFAAEATPSPKFGKPDVLQLGEEVGLDLSVEGDIPAAPASFDQSGVKVPKGRAPPARSETGSASISSLPAPLLADSDPALWAEPHPGAGSEVAGGRGRSVAELFRELDVLAEVAMHTRIPETLVRTWAMDILLTLDALHQEGIVCKDLNPRNLLLDHRGHVELTYFCSWSEVEESCDPNAVAKMYCAPVVLRFLSTTTEPLCAEVKHLTCSPSLHLSEEIPTHTHTHTHTHTHARTHTHTHTHTHTKPSKTGTRSFSSGEVAEPISGSRQDGVTFGGRKRSAFTMGCRYCPTSLSLSLSLSLSLSFSPPPLSLSLSLPLSPPLSLSCLCPV
- the rps6kc1 gene encoding ribosomal protein S6 kinase delta-1 isoform X5; translated protein: MISQRERGELARFYTVTDPKKHKKGYTVYKVTARIISRKNPEDIQEVRTSQFVPYRMFVGKAARETLKITVWKRYSDFRKLHRDLWQIHRNVYRQPELFPPFAKAKVFGRFDESVIEERRQCSEDLLQFSANIPALYGSQHIQDFFKDGEVQDGSELIGPAEPFSDFLADSLSDSSSDVLKDIGGVEDLTGLAQPEHGGPPSDGNLSSPWPHGDPLAHPDDGMASGGGWDAGAELEPGRAGLFPTRLRTADYLEQASQQIGLALQKEAEEDFSSALEYYRSGVDLLLQGVQGEVNPSRREAVKRRTFEYLTRAELISSTHLKDAGGQSAAHNQTLAAQCCKGSWGQQSQADELHNYRVLGVIDKVLLVIDKRTQETLVLKGLRKSSECGGVKKTIVPRAIPNMVRLRKFIVSDDSIFLLLEYVEGGKLWSHITKYLRSSSPDDSFDIPFMQTTQVAAKPQTGPLDDGTDPHPAGGATLAVPPPLEARGAPLSDSADTSEDECTDSYLTLCNEYEQEKAEPVALGEEEAEEDPHGPGGGALRSPITAQELCLFAEGAEPAALGSEAVDATEDPPEVGEVAEVAEVEGRATDLWRFDGDRGSNESVPVISFKEATAEDEGRPPDLLVNLPGVGGVAGVTVDALKEELAAAGVAFAAEATPSPKFGKPDVLQLGEEVGLDLSVEGDIPAAPASFDQSGVKVPKGRAPPARSETGSASISSLPAPLLADSDPALWAEPHPGAGSEVAGGRGRSVAELFRELDVLAEVAMHTRIPETLVRTWAMDILLTLDALHQEGIVCKDLNPRNLLLDHRGHVELTYFCSWSEVEESCDPNAVAKMYCAPASSSAVPLNYNGAALCRSETPHLFPISPSV